In Myxococcales bacterium, a genomic segment contains:
- a CDS encoding helix-turn-helix domain-containing protein, whose protein sequence is MPRKSPYRIRLSKRERAALEAMARKYTSPYREVVRARIVLYAAEGFSNDQIAARLDTPRQIVSKWRKRFFEQRLAGLDERERRGRPARFSPQRGGRSQGPRM, encoded by the coding sequence ATGCCCAGAAAAAGTCCGTATCGGATTCGTCTCAGCAAGCGGGAACGAGCTGCGCTGGAAGCGATGGCCCGAAAGTATACGTCACCGTATAGAGAGGTTGTCCGGGCGCGGATCGTGCTCTACGCCGCAGAAGGATTCAGCAACGACCAGATTGCCGCCCGACTGGACACCCCGCGACAGATTGTCAGCAAGTGGCGCAAGCGCTTCTTTGAGCAACGCCTCGCCGGCCTTGATGAGCGGGAGCGGCGCGGACGCCCGGCGCGCTTTTCCCCCCAACGGGGTGGTCGCAGTCAAGGCCCTCGCATGTGA